In the genome of Xanthomonas translucens pv. cerealis, one region contains:
- a CDS encoding class I fructose-bisphosphate aldolase, giving the protein MSIEQLAETAQAMVAPGKGIIAIDESTSTIAKRFASVGIENVEENRRAYRELLLTTPKLGDHISGAILYDETIRQKTRDGVPFPKYMAEHGIIPGIKVDKGTHPLAGMPGELITEGLDGLRARLEEYYKLGARFAKWRAVITIGEDTPSGVCIETNAHALARYAALCQEQGLVPMVEPEVLMDGNHDIETCYEVTEATLRSLFGALYEQNVVLEGTILKASMVIAGKDCDEQASVEEVAESTVMCLKSTVPAILPGIVFLSGGQTDEQSTAHLNAMNQIGTLPWPLSFSYGRAMQQAALKLWAQDMKGNVAKAQQVVYERAKENGLAALGKWQD; this is encoded by the coding sequence ATGAGCATCGAACAGCTTGCCGAAACCGCACAGGCGATGGTCGCCCCGGGCAAGGGCATCATCGCGATCGACGAATCCACCAGCACGATCGCCAAGCGCTTCGCCAGCGTCGGCATCGAGAACGTCGAAGAGAACCGCCGCGCGTATCGCGAGCTGCTGCTGACCACGCCGAAGCTGGGCGACCACATCTCCGGCGCGATCCTGTACGACGAGACCATCCGCCAGAAGACCAGGGACGGCGTGCCGTTCCCGAAGTACATGGCCGAGCACGGCATCATTCCCGGGATCAAGGTCGACAAGGGGACGCATCCGCTGGCCGGCATGCCCGGCGAACTGATCACCGAAGGCCTGGACGGCCTACGCGCGCGCCTTGAGGAGTACTACAAGCTCGGCGCGCGCTTCGCCAAGTGGCGCGCGGTGATCACCATCGGCGAGGACACCCCGTCGGGCGTGTGCATCGAGACCAACGCGCATGCGCTGGCGCGCTACGCGGCGCTGTGCCAGGAGCAGGGCCTGGTGCCGATGGTGGAGCCGGAGGTGCTGATGGACGGCAACCACGATATCGAGACCTGCTACGAGGTCACCGAAGCCACGCTGCGTTCGTTGTTCGGCGCGCTGTACGAGCAGAACGTAGTGCTGGAAGGCACCATCCTGAAGGCCTCGATGGTCATCGCCGGCAAGGACTGCGACGAGCAGGCCAGCGTCGAGGAAGTGGCCGAGTCCACCGTGATGTGCCTGAAGAGCACGGTGCCGGCGATCCTGCCGGGCATCGTGTTCCTGTCCGGCGGGCAGACCGATGAGCAGTCCACCGCGCATCTCAATGCGATGAATCAGATCGGCACCCTGCCGTGGCCGCTCAGCTTCTCCTACGGCCGCGCGATGCAGCAGGCCGCGCTGAAACTGTGGGCGCAGGACATGAAGGGCAACGTCGCCAAGGCGCAGCAGGTGGTCTACGAGCGCGCCAAGGAAAACGGCCTGGCCGCACTGGGCAAGTGGCAGGACTGA
- a CDS encoding YopT-type cysteine protease domain-containing protein encodes MQKIVARNSYVSPQDVSADRSGDATHVHDTSSSAFTHGAEDALAPLLPRFDHPKRRETRHEPLPLGAPERSRTRERKSVEQRGAELAGRSQSVDRGLCASSRAGGTDVDAVLNNYRVAELRGANARQACMGFAVQWLGVRGQGEPASRILSLNADEAENIQYAYEDAAESAGGNREQREDARIAARQRILVSRGLQPMGQSAMFHVSRQTDALAHIARERQACLVSLCFDCSGKRVRHAVATSSAGGNVSLFDPNYGEFSSSAAGLPDMFEGLMARYGSRMNGYLELESMVIQGVA; translated from the coding sequence ATGCAAAAAATCGTCGCGCGCAATTCTTATGTCTCGCCCCAGGACGTTTCAGCGGACAGAAGCGGTGACGCCACACACGTCCATGACACATCATCCAGCGCATTCACTCACGGGGCCGAAGATGCGTTGGCGCCCTTGTTGCCTCGTTTCGACCACCCCAAGAGGCGCGAAACCCGGCACGAGCCGCTGCCTCTCGGTGCGCCCGAACGTTCCAGAACGAGGGAGAGGAAGAGCGTTGAACAGCGCGGCGCCGAGCTTGCCGGGAGAAGCCAATCGGTCGACCGCGGGCTATGCGCAAGCAGCCGTGCCGGCGGCACGGACGTCGATGCAGTCCTCAACAACTACAGGGTCGCGGAGCTGAGAGGCGCCAACGCGAGGCAGGCCTGTATGGGCTTTGCCGTGCAATGGTTGGGCGTTCGTGGGCAAGGCGAGCCTGCTAGCAGGATTTTATCGCTGAACGCTGATGAAGCTGAGAACATTCAATATGCATACGAAGACGCCGCCGAATCGGCAGGTGGAAACCGGGAGCAGCGAGAAGACGCCCGGATCGCAGCGCGACAGAGGATTCTTGTCTCTCGCGGACTGCAGCCGATGGGCCAGTCTGCGATGTTCCATGTAAGTAGGCAAACAGACGCGCTGGCCCACATTGCGCGCGAACGCCAGGCATGTCTGGTCAGCTTGTGCTTCGATTGCAGCGGGAAGCGTGTTCGGCACGCTGTGGCCACTTCGAGCGCTGGCGGCAATGTCTCGCTTTTTGACCCCAACTACGGTGAATTCTCGTCGAGCGCTGCAGGGTTGCCAGATATGTTCGAGGGGCTGATGGCGAGATACGGGAGTCGAATGAATGGGTACCTCGAACTTGAAAGCATGGTCATACAGGGGGTGGCGTAG
- a CDS encoding phosphoglycerate kinase — translation MPILRMTDLDLSGKRVLIRQDLNVPIDDNGQITSEQRILASVPTLRHALEQGAAVMVTSHLGRPKEGVWTQADSLAPVAARLAALLGTEVPLLRDWVDGVEVQPGQIVLLENCRMNLGEGKDDEALAQKYAALCDVFVMDAFGTAHRAQASTHGVVRFAPVAAGGPLLMAELDALAKALQHPAKPLLAIVAGSKVSTKLELLSNLVDKVEQLIVGGGIANTFIAAAGHPVGKSLCEPDLLDTARKIVADANARGAAIPLPTDVVVAKQFLPDAEATVKALADVAADDLILDIGPQTAAHYADLIAKAGTVVWNGPVGVFEFDAFGHGTETLARAIAASPAFSIAGGGDTLAAVDKYGIAGQVSYISTGGGAFLEFLEGKTLPAVAALQARGA, via the coding sequence ATGCCCATCCTGCGAATGACCGATCTCGACCTGTCCGGCAAGCGTGTGCTGATCCGGCAAGACCTCAACGTGCCGATCGACGACAACGGCCAGATCACGTCCGAGCAGCGCATCCTGGCCTCGGTGCCGACGCTGCGCCATGCGCTCGAGCAGGGCGCAGCGGTGATGGTGACCTCGCACCTGGGCCGGCCCAAGGAAGGCGTGTGGACGCAGGCCGATTCGCTGGCGCCGGTCGCCGCGCGGCTGGCCGCGCTGCTCGGCACCGAGGTGCCGCTGCTGCGCGATTGGGTCGACGGCGTGGAGGTGCAGCCGGGCCAGATCGTGCTGCTGGAGAATTGCCGCATGAACCTTGGCGAGGGCAAGGACGACGAGGCGCTGGCGCAGAAATATGCGGCGCTGTGCGACGTGTTCGTGATGGATGCGTTCGGCACCGCGCACCGCGCGCAGGCGTCCACCCACGGCGTGGTCAGGTTCGCGCCGGTGGCGGCCGGCGGCCCGCTGCTGATGGCCGAGCTGGACGCGCTGGCCAAGGCGCTGCAGCACCCGGCCAAGCCGCTGCTGGCGATCGTCGCCGGCAGCAAGGTCTCCACCAAGCTGGAGTTGCTGTCGAACCTGGTCGACAAGGTCGAGCAGCTGATCGTCGGCGGCGGCATCGCCAATACCTTCATCGCCGCGGCCGGCCACCCGGTCGGCAAGTCGCTGTGCGAGCCGGACCTGCTCGACACCGCGCGCAAGATCGTCGCCGACGCCAATGCGCGCGGCGCGGCGATCCCGTTGCCCACCGACGTGGTGGTGGCCAAGCAGTTCCTGCCCGACGCCGAAGCCACGGTGAAGGCGCTGGCCGACGTCGCCGCCGACGACCTGATCCTGGACATCGGCCCGCAGACCGCCGCGCACTACGCCGACCTGATCGCCAAGGCCGGCACCGTGGTCTGGAACGGCCCGGTCGGCGTGTTCGAGTTCGATGCGTTCGGCCACGGCACCGAAACCCTGGCGCGCGCCATCGCCGCCTCGCCGGCGTTCTCCATCGCCGGCGGTGGCGACACCCTGGCTGCGGTCGACAAGTACGGCATCGCCGGGCAGGTGAGCTACATCTCCACCGGCGGTGGCGCCTTCCTGGAATTCCTGGAAGGCAAGACCCTGCCGGCGGTGGCGGCGCTGCAGGCGCGCGGCGCGTGA
- the pyk gene encoding pyruvate kinase has protein sequence MIERQRRTKILATLGPATDPPGVLEDLFRAGVNVVRLNFSHGDPSGQAKRAAEVRAAAQRVGSEVGILADLPGPKIRIERFAAGKVALKAGARFDLVADPNAPAGDEHQVGVSYLGLPNDVKPGDVLLLDDGLLQLQVVEVDGARIVNTVLNDGMLSDRKGLNKQGGGLSLGALTERDKELIGIVAKIGVDFIAVSFCRNAQDMHDARRIAREHGCEAALVSKIERTEAIENLSEIVEASDVVMVARGDLGVEIGDAELPGLQKKIIRESLAQNKVVITATQMLQSMVENPIPTRAEVLDVANAVIDGTDAVMLSAETAAGAYPVKAVQAMARICLGAERQFEMDTDFEAAQRNLERADQAIAMATMFLSEHIGLSGVVTLTESGGTPRFLSRFRSKMPIYAFTRHDGARRGMAMMRGVFPINFDSRGLTPREAARAAIRLLVEAERMGPGDRVVFTSGEHMETHGATNTLRLLEVGPDGRASGLGEL, from the coding sequence ATGATCGAACGCCAGCGCCGCACCAAGATTCTCGCCACCCTCGGCCCGGCCACGGATCCGCCCGGCGTACTCGAGGACCTGTTCCGCGCCGGCGTCAACGTCGTGCGCCTGAATTTCTCCCACGGCGACCCGTCCGGCCAGGCCAAGCGTGCCGCCGAAGTGCGCGCTGCCGCGCAGCGCGTGGGCAGCGAAGTGGGCATCCTCGCCGACCTGCCGGGGCCGAAGATCCGCATCGAGCGCTTCGCCGCCGGCAAGGTGGCGCTGAAGGCCGGCGCGCGCTTCGACCTGGTCGCCGATCCAAACGCGCCGGCCGGCGACGAGCACCAGGTCGGCGTCAGTTACCTGGGCCTGCCCAACGACGTCAAGCCTGGCGACGTGCTGCTGCTCGACGACGGCCTGCTGCAGTTGCAGGTGGTCGAAGTCGATGGCGCGCGCATCGTCAACACCGTGCTCAACGACGGCATGCTGTCCGACCGCAAGGGCCTGAACAAGCAGGGCGGCGGCCTGTCGCTGGGCGCGCTGACCGAGCGCGACAAGGAGCTGATCGGCATCGTCGCCAAGATCGGCGTGGACTTCATCGCGGTATCGTTCTGCCGCAACGCGCAGGACATGCACGACGCGCGCCGCATCGCCCGCGAGCACGGTTGCGAGGCCGCGCTGGTGTCCAAGATCGAGCGCACCGAGGCGATCGAGAACCTGAGCGAGATCGTCGAGGCCAGCGACGTGGTGATGGTCGCGCGCGGCGACCTGGGGGTGGAGATCGGCGATGCCGAACTGCCCGGCCTGCAGAAGAAGATCATTCGCGAGTCGCTGGCGCAGAACAAGGTGGTGATCACCGCCACGCAGATGCTGCAGTCGATGGTCGAGAATCCCATCCCGACCCGCGCCGAGGTGCTGGACGTGGCCAATGCGGTGATCGACGGCACCGATGCGGTGATGCTGTCGGCCGAGACCGCCGCCGGCGCCTACCCGGTCAAGGCGGTGCAGGCGATGGCCCGCATCTGCCTGGGCGCCGAGCGCCAGTTCGAGATGGACACCGACTTCGAGGCCGCGCAGCGCAACCTCGAGCGCGCCGACCAGGCGATCGCAATGGCGACGATGTTCCTGTCCGAGCACATCGGCCTGAGCGGCGTGGTCACCCTGACCGAATCCGGCGGCACCCCGCGCTTCCTGTCGCGATTCCGCTCGAAGATGCCGATCTACGCGTTCACCCGCCACGACGGCGCGCGCCGCGGCATGGCGATGATGCGCGGCGTGTTCCCGATCAACTTCGACAGCCGCGGCCTGACCCCGCGCGAAGCGGCGCGCGCGGCGATCCGCCTGCTGGTCGAGGCCGAGCGCATGGGCCCCGGTGACCGCGTGGTGTTCACCAGCGGCGAGCACATGGAAACCCACGGCGCGACCAACACGCTGCGCCTACTCGAGGTCGGCCCGGACGGCCGCGCCAGCGGCCTGGGCGAGCTGTAA
- a CDS encoding HAD-IA family hydrolase, translating into MSASTLFFDLDGTLVDSEAGIVGSIRHAFAELGRPAPEPQQLRGWIGPPLRDSFKDYFPGDQSLAAQALALYRERYDAQGWREHTVFPEVGAAVAALAAAGHRFAVVTSKNERFARRIVATLPFAAHFEEIVGASDDGQRRFKPDLIAEALQRLSLQPAQCVMLGDRRMDIEGANHHGMRSIGVLWGFGDAAELRQAGASALAEVPAQLPALLA; encoded by the coding sequence GTGAGCGCGAGCACCCTGTTCTTCGACCTGGACGGCACTCTGGTCGATTCGGAGGCCGGCATCGTCGGCAGCATCCGCCATGCGTTCGCCGAACTCGGGCGCCCGGCGCCCGAGCCGCAGCAACTGCGCGGCTGGATCGGGCCGCCGTTGCGCGACAGCTTCAAGGACTATTTCCCCGGCGACCAGTCGCTGGCCGCGCAGGCGCTGGCGCTGTACCGGGAGCGCTACGACGCGCAGGGCTGGCGCGAGCACACCGTGTTCCCGGAGGTTGGCGCGGCGGTCGCGGCATTGGCCGCGGCCGGCCATCGCTTCGCGGTGGTGACCTCGAAGAACGAACGCTTCGCCCGGCGCATCGTCGCGACGCTGCCGTTCGCCGCGCACTTTGAGGAGATCGTCGGCGCCAGCGACGACGGCCAGCGCCGCTTCAAGCCGGACCTGATCGCCGAGGCCCTGCAGCGATTGTCGCTACAGCCGGCGCAATGCGTGATGCTCGGCGACCGGCGCATGGACATCGAGGGCGCCAACCACCACGGCATGCGCAGCATCGGCGTGCTGTGGGGCTTCGGCGATGCAGCCGAGCTGCGCCAGGCCGGCGCCAGCGCGCTGGCCGAGGTGCCGGCGCAGTTGCCGGCGCTGCTTGCTTGA
- a CDS encoding DUF3999 domain-containing protein produces MKRPIFPAVLLALLPLACCAASQRDDYAQQWPLTLQDPAAGAYRVQLDDAVYRSAHLASLGDVEVFNAAGDPLPAALFAAEHAETTPRRQPLPWFPLPAVAGGGADDLELIAERDSDGSVRRIRTRIASSATASAEAGWLIDASALREPLRALSLQWAADAQPRQARYRVEASDDLRDWELLVPEATLVDLANQGKRLQQLRIAIDRQVRYLRLLPLSSPPLPTLTGVEAELAPAPAATDWHWQQLDALHADPAQHSFEFAAPGRYPVAQLDIALPGNSAIEWRVQSRDDEQAPWQDRAGPWVAYQVGAGASRSPPQALTQPVRDRYWRLLATQDAGRQRPALRLGYQPETLIFLAQGAPPYALAAGSARTQRAAAPLATTLQALRAQRGPQWTPATATLGAAVPLAGAAALQAPATPRDWKAWLLWALLVGGALIVVGFAFSLLRKPAAPGAG; encoded by the coding sequence ATGAAACGCCCGATCTTTCCAGCAGTGCTGCTGGCGTTGCTGCCGCTCGCCTGCTGCGCCGCCAGCCAGCGCGACGACTATGCCCAGCAATGGCCGCTGACCTTGCAGGATCCGGCCGCCGGCGCCTACCGCGTGCAACTGGACGATGCGGTGTATCGCAGCGCCCACCTGGCCTCGCTGGGCGACGTGGAGGTGTTCAACGCCGCCGGCGACCCACTGCCGGCGGCACTGTTCGCAGCCGAGCACGCCGAAACCACGCCGCGCCGGCAGCCGCTGCCGTGGTTTCCGCTGCCGGCGGTGGCCGGTGGCGGTGCGGACGACCTGGAGCTGATCGCCGAGCGCGATAGCGACGGCAGTGTGCGCCGCATTCGTACCCGCATTGCCAGCAGCGCCACGGCCAGTGCCGAAGCCGGTTGGTTGATCGATGCCAGCGCGCTGCGCGAGCCGTTGCGCGCGCTGTCGCTGCAGTGGGCGGCCGATGCGCAGCCGCGGCAGGCGCGCTACCGGGTCGAGGCCAGCGACGATCTGCGCGATTGGGAACTGCTGGTGCCGGAGGCGACCCTGGTCGACCTGGCCAACCAGGGCAAGCGCCTGCAGCAATTGCGCATCGCCATCGATCGCCAGGTGCGCTACCTGCGCCTGCTGCCGTTGTCGTCGCCGCCGCTGCCGACGCTGACCGGGGTGGAGGCGGAACTGGCGCCGGCGCCCGCCGCCACCGATTGGCACTGGCAGCAACTAGACGCGCTGCACGCCGATCCGGCGCAGCACAGCTTCGAGTTCGCAGCGCCGGGCCGCTATCCGGTCGCGCAGCTGGACATCGCGCTGCCCGGCAACAGCGCGATCGAATGGCGCGTGCAAAGCCGCGACGATGAGCAGGCGCCGTGGCAGGACCGGGCCGGGCCGTGGGTGGCCTACCAGGTCGGCGCCGGCGCCAGCCGCTCGCCGCCGCAGGCGCTGACCCAGCCGGTGCGCGACCGCTACTGGCGGTTGCTGGCCACGCAGGATGCGGGCCGGCAGCGGCCGGCGTTGCGCCTGGGCTACCAGCCGGAAACGCTGATCTTCCTGGCGCAGGGCGCACCGCCCTATGCGCTGGCCGCCGGCAGTGCGCGCACCCAGCGCGCCGCCGCGCCGTTGGCGACCACCTTGCAGGCCCTGCGTGCGCAACGCGGGCCGCAATGGACGCCGGCCACCGCTACGCTCGGCGCGGCGGTGCCGCTGGCCGGTGCCGCCGCGCTGCAGGCGCCGGCCACGCCGCGCGACTGGAAGGCCTGGCTGCTGTGGGCGCTGCTGGTCGGCGGTGCGCTGATCGTGGTCGGTTTCGCCTTCAGCCTGCTGCGCAAGCCGGCCGCGCCCGGCGCGGGCTGA
- a CDS encoding nucleoside hydrolase codes for MSSPVSASAGSPVPRRRVILEDDIDGFTPAQLLLLQSPEVEVLGISVVSGNIWRDEALAHTRRLLEIAGRGEVPVLPGPVHPLLNSELATERWEALYGKLLWKGAWTRQWIEHDTVQSAPRYHAHDVVPDLALGNPSVVQAASEPAALFMIRQVRQFPGEVSIVATGPLTNLALAQRLDPQFASLARELVYMGGSLNPRQRRDSVSARQFAREFVNAPRREFNIRWDPEAASIVMRSPWRKLVMVPVDPSTATELTPQLLARMSAADTPIGHALRRREPGFPLWDELATALWLQPQLATVSETLYIDANTEFGPGYGDILSWAPGYQPGLGEQAQQVVREVDVEALERLLVERLTAPQPPALGVPLPG; via the coding sequence ATGTCCTCTCCCGTCTCCGCGTCCGCTGGTTCCCCCGTTCCGCGCCGCCGCGTCATCCTCGAAGACGATATCGACGGTTTCACGCCCGCGCAGCTGCTGTTGCTGCAATCGCCGGAGGTCGAGGTGCTCGGCATCTCGGTGGTCAGCGGCAACATCTGGCGCGACGAGGCGCTGGCGCACACGCGCCGCCTGCTGGAAATCGCCGGCCGCGGCGAGGTGCCGGTGCTGCCCGGGCCGGTGCACCCGTTGCTCAACAGCGAGCTGGCCACCGAGCGCTGGGAAGCGCTGTACGGCAAACTGCTGTGGAAGGGCGCGTGGACCCGGCAATGGATCGAGCACGACACCGTGCAGAGTGCGCCGCGTTACCACGCGCACGACGTGGTGCCCGACCTGGCGCTGGGCAATCCGTCGGTGGTGCAGGCCGCCAGCGAGCCGGCGGCGTTGTTCATGATCCGCCAAGTGCGCCAATTCCCAGGCGAAGTCAGCATCGTCGCCACCGGTCCGTTGACCAATCTGGCGCTGGCGCAGCGGCTGGATCCGCAGTTCGCCTCGCTGGCCAGGGAACTGGTCTACATGGGCGGCAGCCTCAACCCGCGGCAGCGCCGCGACAGCGTGTCGGCGCGGCAGTTCGCGCGCGAGTTCGTCAATGCGCCGCGGCGCGAGTTCAATATCCGCTGGGACCCGGAAGCGGCGAGCATCGTGATGCGTTCGCCGTGGCGCAAGCTGGTGATGGTGCCGGTGGATCCGTCCACCGCCACCGAGTTGACCCCGCAGCTGCTGGCGCGGATGAGCGCCGCCGACACGCCGATCGGCCATGCGCTGCGCCGGCGCGAGCCGGGTTTCCCGCTATGGGACGAACTGGCCACGGCGCTGTGGCTGCAGCCGCAGCTGGCCACGGTCAGCGAGACGCTGTACATCGACGCCAATACCGAGTTCGGCCCCGGCTACGGCGACATCCTGTCATGGGCGCCGGGCTACCAGCCCGGCCTAGGCGAACAGGCGCAACAGGTGGTGCGCGAGGTCGATGTGGAGGCGCTCGAACGCCTGCTGGTGGAGCGTCTGACCGCGCCGCAGCCGCCAGCGCTGGGCGTGCCGCTGCCGGGCTGA
- a CDS encoding O-acetyl-ADP-ribose deacetylase: MKIEIWQGDITELDVDAIVNAANESLLGGGGVDGAIHRAAGPQLLEECLRLPELKPGVRCPVGEVRATAGHRLKARHVLHTVGPVWRDGAHDEPALLGNCYWRSLRLAEQLGLHSVAFPAISCGVYGYPLHQAARISVAETTAWQRAHAVPKRVILVAYSDAAYKAYQQALMQVSLLQAAQPQVA; encoded by the coding sequence ATGAAAATCGAAATCTGGCAAGGCGACATCACCGAACTGGACGTGGACGCCATCGTCAACGCCGCCAACGAATCCCTGCTCGGCGGTGGCGGCGTGGACGGGGCGATACACCGCGCCGCCGGCCCTCAGCTGCTGGAAGAGTGCCTGCGCCTGCCGGAACTCAAGCCCGGCGTGCGCTGCCCGGTCGGCGAAGTCCGCGCCACCGCCGGGCACCGGCTCAAGGCGCGGCACGTGCTGCATACCGTCGGCCCGGTATGGCGCGATGGCGCCCACGACGAGCCGGCCCTGCTCGGCAACTGCTACTGGCGCTCGCTGCGCCTGGCCGAACAACTGGGCCTGCATTCGGTGGCGTTCCCGGCGATCAGCTGCGGCGTGTACGGCTACCCGCTGCACCAGGCCGCGCGCATCTCGGTGGCCGAAACCACCGCCTGGCAGCGCGCGCATGCGGTGCCGAAGCGGGTGATCCTGGTCGCCTACAGCGATGCGGCCTACAAGGCCTATCAGCAAGCGTTGATGCAGGTGTCCTTGCTGCAGGCGGCGCAGCCGCAGGTGGCCTGA
- a CDS encoding S10 family serine carboxypeptidase-like protein: MYRNARAACWRISLAATGRLLAGAVLLAGAQLPAYAQQLAKATDSPYVDRIAYSSKADAGLDPSVANERSALMHHIWHAGKPALAYTTRTGHLIARDASGRPQASMSYVAYSAASQDGKPRPVTFFYNGGPGSAAALLRLGSFAPTRLATAEPAFGSWPNYPMVENAESLIANTDMVFIDPPGTGLSEAILPNTNRSFWGCDSDVRVMRDFIRRYLQVNPRQDAPLYLYGESYGTARTDMLALALESAGVHLTGIVLQSSILNYFSDSTFSGSAYYPDYAKGMKYSGDTIADYLPSYAASAAYHRQTEVSASDEFYALQMRAFVSVVHNEFQRYGPSWTLSQYGFPTLLGKPVLPSDAVLERWRALSGLNTQALRGYFSTQPFADGLLPGSKIGRYDGRTSLRNDDPRLKQDDDPSSVLIERPLSNALQRQFPDYLGFSAPNASYVSLNMDTIDQWDFSHAGKVLPDTIPDLLGVLRLNPALKVLALSGYHDLATPFYATEKQLARLRTIRGLKADVMVSNYAGGHMIYLDDNSRPKMQADLRDYYAGRHIRDAIPLALLDSPWPDNRGVGTATPADAATH, from the coding sequence ATGTATCGCAATGCTCGCGCCGCTTGCTGGCGCATATCGCTTGCCGCCACCGGCCGCCTGCTCGCCGGTGCTGTGCTGCTCGCCGGCGCCCAGCTGCCCGCTTACGCGCAGCAGCTCGCGAAAGCGACGGACAGCCCCTATGTCGATCGCATCGCCTATTCCTCCAAGGCCGATGCGGGCCTGGATCCCAGCGTGGCCAACGAGCGTTCGGCGCTGATGCACCATATCTGGCACGCAGGGAAACCGGCGCTCGCCTACACCACCCGCACCGGCCACCTGATCGCGCGGGATGCGTCCGGGCGGCCGCAGGCCTCGATGTCCTATGTGGCGTATAGCGCAGCGTCACAGGACGGCAAACCGAGACCAGTGACGTTCTTCTACAACGGCGGCCCCGGGTCCGCCGCGGCGCTGCTGCGCCTGGGCTCGTTCGCACCGACGCGGCTGGCCACCGCTGAACCGGCCTTCGGCAGCTGGCCCAACTACCCGATGGTCGAGAACGCCGAAAGCCTGATCGCCAACACCGACATGGTATTCATCGACCCGCCCGGCACCGGCCTGTCCGAAGCGATACTGCCCAACACCAACCGCAGTTTCTGGGGGTGCGACAGCGATGTGCGGGTCATGCGCGACTTCATTCGCCGCTATCTGCAGGTCAACCCGCGCCAGGACGCGCCGTTGTACCTGTATGGAGAATCGTATGGCACCGCACGCACCGATATGTTGGCGTTGGCGCTGGAATCGGCCGGCGTGCACCTCACCGGCATCGTGCTGCAATCGTCGATCCTCAATTACTTCAGCGATTCGACGTTCAGCGGATCGGCCTACTACCCGGACTACGCCAAGGGAATGAAGTACAGCGGCGATACGATCGCCGACTACCTTCCCAGCTACGCAGCGTCCGCTGCCTATCATCGGCAGACCGAGGTCAGCGCCAGCGACGAGTTCTATGCGCTGCAGATGCGTGCCTTCGTGAGCGTCGTGCACAACGAGTTCCAGCGCTACGGGCCGAGCTGGACGTTGAGCCAGTACGGCTTTCCCACCTTGCTGGGCAAGCCGGTATTGCCGAGCGACGCGGTCCTGGAGCGGTGGCGGGCGCTGTCCGGCCTCAACACGCAGGCCTTGCGCGGCTACTTCAGCACCCAGCCCTTCGCCGATGGGCTGCTGCCAGGCAGCAAGATCGGTCGCTACGACGGCCGCACCAGCCTGCGCAACGACGATCCGCGGCTCAAGCAGGATGACGACCCTTCCAGCGTGCTGATCGAACGCCCGCTGAGCAACGCGCTGCAGCGGCAGTTCCCCGACTACCTCGGCTTCAGCGCGCCCAACGCCAGCTACGTCTCGTTGAACATGGACACGATCGACCAGTGGGACTTCTCCCACGCCGGCAAGGTCTTACCGGACACCATTCCAGACCTGCTCGGCGTGCTGCGGCTCAATCCGGCACTGAAGGTCCTGGCGCTCAGCGGCTACCACGACCTGGCCACGCCTTTCTACGCCACCGAAAAACAGTTGGCACGGCTGCGCACCATCCGCGGCCTGAAGGCCGACGTCATGGTCAGCAACTACGCCGGCGGGCACATGATTTACCTGGACGATAACTCGCGGCCGAAGATGCAGGCCGATCTGCGCGATTACTACGCCGGCAGGCACATCCGCGATGCCATCCCGCTAGCCCTGCTGGATTCGCCCTGGCCGGACAACCGTGGCGTCGGCACGGCCACGCCCGCCGACGCCGCTACCCATTGA